The following coding sequences lie in one Spinacia oleracea cultivar Varoflay chromosome 1, BTI_SOV_V1, whole genome shotgun sequence genomic window:
- the LOC110784002 gene encoding pectinesterase inhibitor 11-like yields the protein MARQLFVLLAFTTLLFVSMCSVSLATDTSAMDFVQKICNDASYDTLCLDTLVPKASNISGNPKSATRFAIQATISEVQSVSSSFINLSEHPEEWTNEVKTLQRCGTTIASSVTHLLDAYELTTHLGGGGRAVKVSKRASMANSVNSVLNAMNTCMNHLQTSSATDSQITRVEDIMEPLAELATNAIDIIKHMPF from the coding sequence atGGCTCGTCAATTGTTCGTTCTCTTAGCCTTCACAACACTTttgttcgtctcaatgtgttCCGTTTCCTTAGCAACCGACACTTCGGCCATGGATTTCGTCCAGAAAATCTGCAATGACGCTTCATATGACACCCTTTGCTTAGATACCCTCGTCCCAAAAGCCAGCAATATAAGTGGTAACCCCAAAAGTGCAACCCGTTTTGCAATCCAGGCCACAATATCGGAGGTCCAATCTGTGTCAAGTAGTTTCATAAACCTATCAGAACACCCTGAAGAATGGACTAACGAAGTCAAGACCCTTCAAAGATGTGGTACTACAATAGCTTCATCGGTGACACACTTGTTGGATGCATATGAATTGACCACCCACTTGGGCGGCGGAGGTAGGGCTGTCAAGGTGTCGAAGAGGGCAAGTATGGCCAACAGCGTAAATTCAGTACTTAATGCTATGAATACTTGCATGAATCATCTCCAGACATCGAGTGCTACAGACTCACAGATTACAAGAGTTGAAGATATTATGGAACCACTTGCTGAACTTGCTACTAATGCTATTGATATCATTAAACACATGCCGTTTTAA